One Nostoc sp. UHCC 0302 DNA window includes the following coding sequences:
- a CDS encoding trypsin-like peptidase domain-containing protein, giving the protein MANATLTDIAAELTAVAAKLRNNTVKVKSGSLGVGSGVIWQTDGLIITNAHVATSNKATVELSNGRVFEAVRTQFDPQQDLAALKIAATDLTAATIGNSEVLRVGELVLAVGNPFSDSGAVTTGIIYANNQRAVLADLQLYPGNSGGPLADCLGRVVGINTMIANGLAVAVPSSTVDRFLRGNSRPQLGVTLQPVLLSRRSLGLLVLSILPGSLAETAGLQIGDVLVGVSGRLFTSPNDLAKYLHQSNANKSLPLQIVRGGQQFVVYVAVQSEKTPVEAT; this is encoded by the coding sequence ATGGCAAACGCAACATTGACTGACATTGCTGCTGAATTAACAGCAGTCGCTGCTAAGCTACGCAATAACACTGTCAAAGTGAAAAGCGGCTCTTTGGGAGTTGGTTCTGGTGTAATTTGGCAAACTGACGGATTAATTATCACTAATGCTCATGTGGCAACCAGCAACAAAGCAACTGTGGAATTATCAAATGGACGGGTATTTGAAGCAGTGCGTACACAATTTGATCCACAGCAGGATTTAGCCGCCCTTAAAATTGCCGCCACTGACTTAACTGCTGCAACAATTGGTAATTCTGAAGTGCTGCGAGTCGGTGAATTAGTTTTAGCAGTCGGTAATCCGTTTTCTGACAGTGGTGCTGTCACAACTGGGATTATCTATGCAAATAATCAGCGGGCAGTTCTAGCTGATTTGCAGTTGTATCCTGGTAATTCTGGGGGGCCGCTTGCCGATTGTCTCGGCCGAGTTGTAGGAATTAACACTATGATTGCCAATGGTTTGGCTGTGGCAGTTCCCAGCAGCACTGTAGACCGCTTTTTGCGTGGTAATAGCCGTCCGCAATTGGGAGTTACACTGCAACCTGTGCTTTTAAGCAGACGTAGCTTAGGGTTATTAGTGTTGTCAATTCTACCCGGTAGCCTGGCGGAAACTGCTGGTTTGCAAATTGGTGATGTTTTAGTTGGAGTTTCGGGGCGATTATTCACTAGCCCCAACGATTTAGCTAAATATCTACATCAAAGCAACGCTAACAAATCACTTCCCTTACAAATCGTGCGTGGTGGGCAACAATTCGTTGTTTATGTTGCGGTGCAGAGTGAGAAAACTCCTGTGGAGGCGACATGA
- a CDS encoding response regulator transcription factor encodes MIRVMVVATSSVVRAGLSAVVTSNPQLSVVGSASDLDVLAEEVGQLQPDVVLLDLSGNPQQLVWEKLLLIQEERYPLAIIIIVEELDSIDLEAVFRSGVRGILPSTSTELEIVAAVEAIAFGLVVLHPDAIELLPLREKVVGNPVQTLTPREIEVLGMLGSGLGNKAIAKRLHISEHTVKFHLSSIFQKLGVSTRTEAVTVGVRSGLIML; translated from the coding sequence ATGATTCGGGTGATGGTAGTTGCCACTTCTTCTGTAGTGCGGGCAGGGTTATCAGCTGTTGTGACTAGTAATCCTCAGCTGAGTGTTGTGGGGAGTGCATCCGATTTGGATGTGCTGGCAGAGGAAGTTGGGCAATTGCAACCCGATGTGGTGCTGCTAGATTTGAGTGGGAATCCTCAACAATTGGTATGGGAGAAATTGCTGCTCATCCAAGAGGAGCGGTATCCATTGGCAATTATCATCATTGTTGAGGAACTCGACAGCATTGATTTAGAAGCGGTGTTCCGTTCTGGTGTTCGGGGTATATTGCCCAGCACCAGCACTGAGTTGGAAATTGTTGCGGCTGTAGAAGCGATCGCTTTTGGTTTAGTGGTGCTGCACCCAGATGCAATAGAGTTACTGCCATTACGGGAAAAAGTGGTGGGAAATCCTGTACAAACCTTGACACCACGAGAGATAGAGGTTTTGGGTATGCTAGGTTCTGGATTGGGAAATAAAGCGATCGCCAAACGCTTGCACATCTCAGAGCATACCGTTAAATTTCATCTCTCATCTATTTTTCAAAAGCTTGGCGTCTCCACCCGCACTGAAGCAGTTACAGTTGGTGTGCGATCGGGTTTGATTATGCTGTGA
- a CDS encoding transposase family protein, translated as MILDYIQKYPLRTKQILGISYEQLQSLLNCALKRNRYIKAKQESHKIRINAAGGGRPEKLSTEEQVCLCLFYLRQMPTFQVLGMLFGVSKTEANDTFHDWIPILRDILPASLLEQVSNNESDLLFVQEVLTNFRLLVDSLEQPIYRDSDQKEQQKYFSGKKRQHTLKSLIIGIPEGKDIVEVEVGVPGPTADIKLFRQSQNKFDKSQPFSGDKGFQGGENITTPHKKKPKRELTQQQKDENKALSSNRIFIEHLIRLLKIFRIASQRFRLKLETYEQIILTVCGLVRLRIGSLVLPT; from the coding sequence ATGATTTTAGATTATATACAAAAGTATCCACTACGAACAAAACAGATTTTAGGGATTAGTTACGAACAATTGCAATCACTGCTAAATTGCGCCTTAAAACGAAATCGATACATCAAAGCTAAACAAGAGAGTCATAAAATTAGAATTAATGCGGCTGGTGGTGGTCGTCCCGAAAAGTTATCAACCGAAGAACAAGTATGTTTATGTCTATTTTATCTAAGACAGATGCCAACATTCCAAGTATTAGGAATGCTATTTGGTGTTTCCAAAACCGAAGCTAATGATACATTTCACGACTGGATACCAATTCTTCGTGATATATTACCTGCTAGTTTATTAGAACAAGTATCAAATAATGAAAGTGATTTACTATTTGTTCAAGAAGTATTAACAAATTTTAGGCTATTAGTCGATAGCTTAGAACAGCCAATATATAGGGATTCTGACCAAAAAGAGCAACAGAAATATTTTTCTGGAAAGAAGAGACAACATACATTAAAAAGTCTGATAATTGGCATACCAGAAGGCAAAGATATTGTAGAGGTAGAAGTAGGTGTTCCTGGGCCAACAGCAGATATAAAATTGTTTCGTCAATCTCAAAATAAATTTGATAAATCTCAACCCTTTTCAGGTGATAAAGGCTTTCAAGGAGGTGAGAATATCACTACTCCTCATAAAAAGAAACCAAAACGAGAATTAACTCAACAGCAAAAAGATGAAAATAAGGCTTTATCTAGTAATCGGATATTCATTGAACATTTGATTCGATTACTTAAAATATTCCGCATAGCCTCACAAAGATTTCGCTTAAAGCTTGAGACGTATGAGCAGATTATTTTAACAGTTTGCGGATTAGTTAGGTTAAGAATTGGTAGCTTAGTTCTGCCAACTTAG